One window from the genome of Mumia sp. ZJ1417 encodes:
- a CDS encoding PDGLE domain-containing protein, whose amino-acid sequence MRSHRKSVSTPAVVLVGLLIALVLAGFVSYYASSRPDGLEYVATDKGFDTAKEHKSSAGSPMEDYSTKGVDDPRLSGAVAGVTGTVLVLVIAGGVALVARRRSHHSA is encoded by the coding sequence ATGAGGTCACACCGGAAGTCGGTCTCGACCCCCGCCGTCGTCCTCGTCGGTCTGCTGATCGCACTCGTGCTCGCCGGTTTCGTCAGCTACTACGCCTCGAGCCGCCCGGACGGGCTCGAGTACGTCGCCACCGACAAGGGGTTCGACACAGCGAAGGAGCACAAGTCCTCAGCCGGCAGCCCGATGGAGGACTACTCGACCAAGGGCGTCGACGACCCCCGACTCTCCGGCGCGGTCGCCGGCGTCACCGGTACCGTCCTGGTCCTGGTGATCGCCGGGGGTGTCGCCCTGGTCGCGCGACGCCGCAGCCATCACTCCGCCTGA
- a CDS encoding class I SAM-dependent methyltransferase, whose translation MTVHDTSAEHAEFAPAEAWDAIAAAYAEHVAPGEQSLSAAALRLVGLTPDEAFLDVAAGPGGLGLAAARLGATVLATDWAPAMVTQFEERARTEGLTNATARVMDAHALDLEDDRFDVTGSQFGVMLVPDQAEALCEMVRVTKAGGHVLVIAYGSPAEFEALQGFISALQTVAPDFEGLPDPPPLEFQLSDPDVLSERLVAAGLQNVQVDTTQQERLMLSTGQEAWDWMLSSNPITGIILDDVGVSEHDRARMRSALDETIRNRAGEAGVAVLTAPLNIGWGRKDDGR comes from the coding sequence ATGACCGTCCACGACACCTCCGCCGAGCACGCGGAGTTCGCGCCTGCCGAGGCGTGGGACGCGATCGCAGCCGCGTACGCCGAGCACGTCGCGCCGGGCGAGCAGTCGCTCTCAGCCGCTGCACTTCGCCTGGTCGGGCTGACTCCTGACGAAGCGTTCCTCGACGTCGCCGCGGGCCCGGGCGGCCTGGGACTGGCCGCCGCCCGCCTGGGAGCCACCGTCCTGGCGACCGATTGGGCGCCGGCGATGGTCACCCAGTTCGAGGAACGAGCCCGCACCGAGGGACTCACCAACGCCACCGCACGGGTGATGGACGCCCACGCCCTCGATCTCGAGGACGATCGCTTCGACGTGACCGGGTCCCAGTTCGGGGTCATGCTCGTCCCGGACCAGGCGGAGGCCCTGTGCGAGATGGTGCGGGTGACCAAGGCCGGCGGGCATGTCCTGGTCATCGCTTACGGCTCGCCCGCGGAATTCGAGGCTCTGCAGGGCTTCATCTCGGCCCTGCAGACCGTAGCCCCCGACTTCGAAGGGCTGCCCGATCCACCCCCGTTGGAGTTCCAGCTCTCCGACCCCGACGTCCTGAGCGAGCGCCTTGTCGCCGCGGGCCTCCAGAATGTGCAGGTCGACACCACCCAGCAGGAACGACTCATGTTGTCCACGGGCCAGGAAGCCTGGGACTGGATGCTCTCCAGCAACCCGATCACCGGGATCATCCTGGACGACGTCGGCGTCAGCGAGCATGATCGCGCCAGGATGCGTTCCGCCTTGGACGAGACGATCCGCAACCGGGCGGGTGAAGCCGGTGTTGCCGTTCTCACGGCCCCCCTCAACATCGGATGGGGCCGCAAGGACGACGGCCGATGA
- a CDS encoding helix-turn-helix transcriptional regulator, translated as MGVVEDLVRARRDFEQGEWAAALDIWSDSAPDEMSADDLHAAGLAAYLLGRRDACVDFHQRSFALYEQAGETSGAMRCCFHLAMIFGSGGEHALESGWTTRAERLLQGVDDDAVEHGYVALLHMYRHLGAGDVPAAAESAQEVTVVGRRCRDADLLALGLSSQGRLAIYSGRVGDGLALLDEAMVGAAAHELTPVVFGHVYCAAIEGCQEIADFGRVAEWTSGLHRWCSAQPGLVAFTGQCSVHRGQLMRVHGAWPEALDEFGSAIDRYRLADSPAAIGLAESERGDVLRQCGEYDEAEAAYQRSSEHGHDPQPGLALLWLAQGADDAALVAVRRLVAEESELVAECRLLPPAVDVLVTAGALEEARAVVARLHRVAAHVGTEALHAYAAFASGLTELASGHAAGALPLLRKARQLWTRAQNPYEVARVRLVTGRALGELGDAQSARQELETARATFRELGAAPSTAEADRLLRPADRPAGLTEREVEVLRLVASGRTNTQIARALVLSEKTVARHLSNIFVKLQVESRTAAAAYAFEHRLV; from the coding sequence GTGGGCGTGGTCGAGGATCTGGTGCGGGCGCGAAGGGACTTCGAGCAGGGGGAGTGGGCTGCCGCCCTCGACATCTGGTCGGACTCCGCGCCCGACGAGATGAGCGCGGACGACCTGCACGCAGCCGGGCTGGCGGCGTACCTGCTGGGGCGCCGTGACGCCTGTGTCGACTTCCACCAGCGCAGCTTCGCGCTGTACGAGCAGGCGGGGGAGACGTCTGGTGCGATGCGCTGCTGCTTCCACCTCGCGATGATCTTCGGCAGTGGCGGTGAGCATGCGCTGGAGAGTGGCTGGACCACCCGCGCCGAGCGGCTGCTCCAGGGCGTGGACGACGACGCGGTCGAGCATGGATATGTCGCTCTCCTGCACATGTACCGCCACCTGGGAGCGGGGGACGTTCCCGCCGCGGCTGAGTCCGCGCAAGAGGTCACCGTCGTGGGGAGGCGGTGCCGGGACGCCGACCTGCTCGCACTCGGCCTGAGCAGCCAGGGAAGGCTCGCGATCTACTCGGGTCGTGTCGGCGACGGGTTGGCGCTCCTTGACGAGGCGATGGTCGGTGCTGCGGCTCATGAGCTGACGCCGGTGGTCTTCGGCCACGTCTACTGTGCCGCCATCGAGGGGTGCCAGGAAATTGCCGACTTCGGCCGCGTGGCCGAGTGGACGTCGGGCCTGCACCGTTGGTGCAGCGCGCAGCCCGGCCTCGTGGCTTTCACCGGCCAGTGCTCGGTGCACCGAGGACAGCTGATGCGCGTGCATGGCGCCTGGCCCGAGGCGCTGGACGAGTTCGGGAGCGCGATCGACCGCTACCGCCTGGCCGACTCGCCGGCCGCGATAGGTCTCGCGGAGTCCGAGCGGGGGGACGTCCTACGCCAGTGTGGGGAGTACGACGAGGCCGAGGCGGCCTACCAGCGGTCGAGTGAGCACGGTCACGACCCGCAGCCAGGGCTGGCGCTGCTGTGGCTCGCGCAGGGGGCGGACGACGCCGCGCTGGTCGCCGTACGGCGGCTCGTCGCCGAGGAGTCGGAGCTGGTCGCCGAGTGCCGGCTGCTGCCACCGGCGGTCGACGTCCTGGTCACCGCTGGCGCCCTGGAGGAGGCCCGTGCCGTCGTCGCCCGGCTGCACCGCGTGGCCGCGCACGTGGGCACCGAGGCGCTGCATGCGTACGCGGCGTTCGCCTCGGGCCTGACGGAGCTCGCCTCGGGACACGCCGCTGGGGCATTGCCCCTCCTGCGCAAGGCGCGCCAGCTCTGGACCCGTGCGCAGAACCCCTACGAAGTCGCGCGAGTGCGACTCGTGACTGGTCGCGCCCTGGGCGAGCTCGGGGATGCACAGTCTGCTCGCCAGGAGCTAGAGACCGCGCGCGCCACGTTCCGCGAGCTGGGGGCGGCGCCGTCCACCGCGGAGGCCGACCGACTGCTGCGCCCGGCTGACCGTCCGGCTGGTCTGACGGAACGCGAGGTCGAAGTCCTGCGATTGGTCGCGTCTGGCCGGACCAACACCCAGATCGCGAGGGCGCTGGTGCTGAGCGAGAAGACGGTGGCTCGCCACCTCTCGAACATCTTCGTCAAGTTGCAGGTCGAGTCCCGCACGGCCGCGGCGGCGTACGCCTTCGAGCACCGACTCGTGTAG
- a CDS encoding energy-coupling factor ABC transporter ATP-binding protein, producing MSVPVIDVRGLAYAYPDGSQVLYGVDLHIHAGERVALLGPNGAGKTTLVLHLNGILLPGAGTVAVSGLAVEKRNFREIRRRVGIVFQDPDDQLFSATVRDDVAFGPANHGLRGEDLERRVQHALEQVGMAAYADHPPHHLSFGQRRRVAVATVLAMEPEILVLDEPSSNLDPMARRELADIVRSLSVTVLMVTHDLPYALELCPRSVVLTDGIVVADSDTRKLLADEDFMRAHRLELPFGFDPRTV from the coding sequence GTGAGCGTCCCAGTGATCGACGTCCGGGGGCTGGCCTACGCCTACCCCGACGGCAGCCAGGTCCTGTACGGCGTGGACTTGCACATCCATGCCGGTGAGCGGGTCGCCCTCCTGGGGCCAAACGGCGCGGGCAAGACCACGCTCGTTCTGCACCTCAACGGAATCCTGCTCCCCGGCGCCGGCACGGTCGCGGTCTCGGGCCTGGCCGTCGAGAAGCGGAACTTCCGGGAGATCCGGCGGCGCGTCGGCATCGTCTTCCAGGATCCCGACGACCAGCTGTTCTCCGCCACCGTCCGCGACGACGTCGCCTTCGGCCCGGCCAACCACGGACTACGGGGCGAGGACCTCGAACGTCGGGTCCAGCACGCGTTGGAGCAGGTCGGCATGGCCGCATACGCCGACCACCCGCCGCACCATCTCTCGTTCGGGCAGCGGCGACGGGTGGCCGTCGCCACGGTCCTGGCGATGGAGCCGGAGATCCTGGTGCTGGACGAACCGTCCTCGAACCTCGACCCGATGGCGCGTCGCGAGCTCGCCGACATCGTGCGGTCGCTGTCGGTCACCGTTCTGATGGTGACGCACGACCTCCCGTACGCCCTGGAGCTGTGCCCACGGTCCGTCGTGCTCACCGACGGGATCGTGGTCGCCGACAGCGACACTCGGAAGCTGCTCGCCGACGAGGACTTCATGCGCGCCCATCGACTCGAGCTGCCGTTCGGGTTCGACCCGCGGACGGTGTGA
- the cbiQ gene encoding cobalt ECF transporter T component CbiQ: MAAAHGHRLYFSGDSPVHRVPAHLKVLALLGFMIVVVATPGSAYPVFGVYATLLLALIVVARVPFGFLLPRMLVEVPFVVFAVLMPFIATGPQTTFLGLTVSEHGLEAAASLLMKATIGVVASLTLAATTEPHHLLAGLGRLRLPHEMVQIMSFMIRYLDVVTDEMRRMRIARESRGFRASSFRQWGVLGRTASALFIRSYERGERVHLAMLSRGHDPHGGGS; this comes from the coding sequence ATGGCCGCAGCGCACGGACACAGGTTGTACTTCTCGGGAGACTCCCCGGTCCACCGCGTCCCCGCACACCTCAAGGTCCTTGCGCTGCTGGGGTTCATGATCGTCGTCGTCGCCACTCCGGGGTCGGCGTACCCCGTCTTCGGGGTCTACGCCACCCTCCTGCTCGCGCTGATCGTCGTGGCGCGCGTGCCGTTCGGCTTCCTGCTCCCAAGGATGCTCGTGGAGGTCCCATTCGTCGTGTTCGCAGTCCTCATGCCGTTCATCGCGACCGGACCGCAGACGACGTTCCTCGGCCTGACAGTGAGTGAGCACGGGCTCGAGGCGGCCGCGTCGTTGCTGATGAAGGCGACGATCGGCGTCGTGGCGAGCCTGACGCTCGCGGCGACCACCGAACCGCACCACCTCCTTGCCGGCCTGGGTCGGCTGCGACTGCCTCACGAGATGGTCCAGATCATGTCCTTCATGATTCGTTACCTCGACGTCGTCACCGACGAGATGCGCCGCATGCGCATCGCGCGCGAGTCACGGGGGTTTCGCGCCTCTTCGTTCCGCCAGTGGGGGGTGCTCGGTCGTACCGCCTCGGCGCTCTTCATCCGTTCGTACGAGCGCGGCGAACGGGTCCACCTCGCGATGCTGTCGCGTGGTCACGACCCGCACGGTGGTGGGTCGTGA